A genomic segment from Kineosporia corallincola encodes:
- a CDS encoding PHP domain-containing protein, whose amino-acid sequence MLPPDNHVHSQFSWDTRSNGSMDLTCAKAVELGLPAIAFTEHVDFTAWGEGDVPPSADTSIVFRDRVRPFDVEGYQASVAECRDKYPDLRILTGIETGEPHLFAGSVAAVLASGTFDRVLGSLHSIVHEGRVLSPERVFTLRLMPPEDLMRRYFESMLDLIKGSDVFQVLAHCDFPRRYWPERAAPYDEAMFEEEYRVVFRALATSGRALEINTRSPLWSVDLMRWWYEEGGEAVSFGSDAHVPYRVGAQFDLAADVVEAAGFRPGRDRFDFWRR is encoded by the coding sequence ATGCTTCCTCCCGACAACCACGTGCACTCCCAGTTCAGCTGGGACACCCGCAGCAACGGCTCGATGGATCTGACCTGCGCGAAGGCGGTCGAACTCGGCCTTCCCGCGATCGCCTTCACCGAGCACGTCGACTTCACCGCCTGGGGCGAGGGCGACGTGCCGCCCTCGGCCGACACCTCCATCGTGTTCCGCGACCGGGTGCGGCCCTTCGACGTGGAGGGTTATCAGGCGTCCGTCGCCGAGTGCCGGGACAAGTACCCGGACCTGCGCATCCTGACCGGCATCGAGACCGGTGAGCCGCACCTGTTCGCCGGCAGCGTGGCCGCGGTGCTGGCCTCCGGCACGTTCGACCGGGTGCTCGGTTCGCTGCACTCGATCGTGCACGAGGGCCGGGTGCTCTCCCCCGAGCGGGTGTTCACGCTCCGGCTGATGCCGCCCGAGGACCTGATGCGGCGCTACTTCGAGAGCATGCTCGACCTGATCAAGGGCTCGGACGTGTTCCAGGTGCTGGCACACTGCGACTTCCCGCGCCGCTACTGGCCCGAGCGCGCCGCCCCCTACGACGAGGCGATGTTCGAGGAGGAGTACCGCGTGGTGTTCCGCGCGCTCGCCACCAGCGGCCGGGCGCTGGAGATCAACACCCGCAGCCCGCTGTGGTCGGTCGACCTGATGCGCTGGTGGTACGAGGAGGGCGGCGAGGCGGTGTCGTTCGGCAGCGACGCGCACGTGCCCTACCGGGTGGGGGCCCAGTTCGACCTGGCCGCCGACGTGGTCGAGGCCGCGGGCTTCCGGCCCGGGCGGGACCGCTTCGACTTCTGGCGGCGCTGA
- a CDS encoding class I SAM-dependent methyltransferase: MAQRWAHHTTARALQPVLTVLDRRIERLARKRARQVLNESTEVFDLRTEVLQLRTELEKMRNQVRAPGYAVDLLLGSQGRRSTRLISEERLRELAAQVARASSAPDAYGRVVQAYRTLFELELRGVGRLAGGAPNILGKLATTPLLSPPNGEILEIGTLFGLFSGGMARQISRIGLNYQLTIIDPLADVQLQVTELKADTSGSPVTETVVRENLSLAGVDPKRMRLVKGFSEDPQVQAAVSDRQYGVIVIDGDHSATGVANDLRFAEKVAAPGGIVVLDDYGDRNWPGVQDATDNHLTGETRFDLVGVVATSAFLRAQPVSTVTIPGARTADLTELERQKQKR, encoded by the coding sequence ATGGCGCAGAGATGGGCACATCACACCACCGCCCGGGCCCTCCAGCCCGTGCTCACCGTGCTCGACCGGCGGATCGAGCGACTCGCCCGCAAACGCGCGCGGCAGGTGCTCAACGAGAGCACCGAGGTCTTCGACCTGCGCACCGAGGTACTCCAGCTGCGCACCGAACTGGAGAAGATGCGCAACCAGGTGCGCGCCCCCGGCTACGCCGTGGACCTGCTCCTCGGTTCCCAGGGGCGCCGCAGCACCCGCCTGATCAGCGAGGAACGCCTGCGGGAACTCGCCGCCCAGGTGGCCCGGGCGTCCAGCGCCCCCGACGCCTACGGGCGCGTCGTACAGGCCTACCGCACCCTGTTCGAACTCGAGCTGCGCGGCGTCGGCCGGCTCGCCGGTGGCGCCCCGAACATCCTCGGCAAGCTCGCCACCACGCCGCTGCTCAGCCCGCCGAACGGCGAGATCCTGGAGATCGGAACACTTTTCGGCCTCTTCTCCGGCGGTATGGCCCGGCAGATCAGCCGGATCGGCCTGAACTACCAGCTCACCATCATCGACCCGCTCGCCGACGTGCAGCTCCAGGTGACCGAGCTGAAGGCCGACACCTCCGGTTCGCCGGTCACCGAAACCGTGGTGCGCGAGAACCTTTCGCTGGCCGGTGTCGACCCGAAGCGGATGCGCCTGGTGAAGGGTTTCTCCGAGGACCCGCAGGTGCAGGCCGCTGTCAGCGACCGGCAGTACGGCGTCATCGTGATCGACGGCGACCACTCGGCCACCGGTGTCGCCAACGACCTGCGGTTCGCCGAGAAGGTCGCCGCGCCGGGCGGAATCGTGGTGCTCGACGACTACGGCGACCGCAACTGGCCGGGTGTGCAGGACGCCACCGACAACCACCTCACCGGGGAGACCCGGTTCGATCTGGTCGGGGTGGTCGCCACCAGCGCTTTCCTGCGGGCGCAGCCGGTGTCCACGGTCACCATCCCGGGGGCCCGCACCGCCGACCTGACCGAGCTGGAACGCCAGAAGCAGAAGCGCTGA
- a CDS encoding S53 family peptidase, producing MRSSSGRPGQPGRAVAVLAAATLTLVGLGAAPALAAGPPRVPVDNAQPALTGASVTGTPDADDSVPVTVYLRNRDQAGLTRLIDRLSDPASANYGQYLTAAQFSARFAPTRASVAAVRDFLTDSGLTVTGVAGNSAYVEARGPVSKVQKAFSTTLKNYRQKKTTFRAASSTPTVPSALDDVVLGVSGLASVSQLMTPASTGSAPPSDAFVNAGPCSTYYGQKTATTLPSAYGKKQPYAPCGYEPDQLQGAYGITGAIDRGNNGKGVTVAITDAYASPTARADANTYATRHGQKALGARQYTEVLPSSYRYGYDDAVNGDQCGEQGWYGEQTLDIEAVHATAPGANITYVASPSCDNADFAKTLIKVVSGHLADIVTNSWGGSDESNGSDLLDQVYQAVFQQAAVTGIGFYFSSGDSGDGASGNAGTPTAQAPANSPYVTAVGGTSLAVAKNDTRIWETGWSTGRSALSADGTSWDPAPPGDYLYGAGGGTSRVYAQPKYQKGVVPRSLATRYSTRPARVVPDVSALGDPNTGMLVGQTQTFPDGTVRYGEYRIGGTSLASPLFAGIMALADQAAGRPHGFANPALYKLYGSGALYDPKPKGGLGVVRNDYVNGVDATDGTSFTLRSIDVTVGTILRTRTGYDDITGIGSPSGKAFLKKLS from the coding sequence GTGCGTTCATCATCCGGTCGACCGGGTCAACCCGGTCGGGCCGTTGCCGTACTGGCCGCAGCCACCCTCACCCTGGTCGGCCTCGGGGCCGCGCCGGCGCTCGCCGCCGGCCCGCCCCGGGTGCCGGTCGACAACGCCCAGCCCGCCCTGACCGGAGCCTCGGTCACCGGCACCCCCGACGCCGACGACTCCGTCCCGGTCACGGTCTACCTGCGAAACCGTGACCAGGCCGGGCTGACCCGGCTGATCGACCGGCTCAGCGACCCGGCGAGCGCGAACTACGGCCAGTACCTCACCGCCGCCCAGTTCAGCGCCCGCTTCGCCCCCACCCGGGCCTCGGTCGCCGCGGTCAGGGACTTCCTCACCGACAGCGGCCTCACCGTCACCGGCGTCGCGGGCAACTCGGCCTACGTCGAGGCCCGCGGCCCGGTCTCGAAGGTGCAGAAGGCCTTCAGCACCACCCTCAAGAACTACCGGCAGAAGAAGACGACCTTCCGGGCCGCCTCGTCCACGCCGACCGTGCCCTCCGCCCTCGACGACGTCGTGCTCGGCGTGTCCGGCCTGGCCAGCGTCTCCCAGCTGATGACCCCCGCCAGCACCGGCAGCGCCCCGCCCTCCGACGCCTTCGTCAACGCCGGGCCCTGCTCCACCTACTACGGCCAGAAGACGGCGACCACCCTGCCCTCGGCCTACGGCAAGAAGCAGCCCTACGCCCCCTGCGGCTACGAACCCGACCAGCTCCAGGGCGCCTACGGCATCACCGGCGCCATCGACCGGGGCAACAACGGCAAGGGCGTCACCGTCGCCATCACCGACGCCTACGCCTCACCCACCGCCCGCGCCGACGCGAACACCTACGCCACCCGCCACGGCCAGAAAGCCCTCGGCGCCCGGCAGTACACCGAGGTCCTGCCCAGCTCCTACCGCTACGGCTATGACGACGCCGTCAACGGCGACCAGTGCGGCGAACAGGGCTGGTACGGCGAGCAGACCCTCGACATCGAGGCCGTCCACGCCACCGCCCCCGGCGCGAACATCACATACGTCGCCTCCCCGTCGTGCGACAACGCCGACTTCGCCAAGACCCTGATCAAGGTCGTCTCCGGCCACCTCGCCGACATCGTCACCAACTCCTGGGGCGGCAGCGACGAGAGCAACGGCTCCGACCTCCTCGACCAGGTCTACCAGGCCGTCTTCCAGCAGGCCGCGGTCACCGGCATCGGCTTCTACTTCTCCTCCGGCGACTCCGGCGACGGCGCCTCCGGCAACGCCGGCACCCCCACCGCCCAGGCCCCCGCCAACAGCCCCTACGTCACCGCCGTCGGCGGCACCTCCCTCGCCGTCGCCAAGAACGACACCCGCATCTGGGAAACCGGCTGGAGCACAGGCCGTTCCGCCCTCAGCGCCGACGGCACCAGCTGGGACCCGGCCCCGCCCGGCGACTACCTCTACGGCGCCGGCGGCGGCACCAGCCGCGTCTACGCCCAGCCCAAGTACCAGAAAGGCGTCGTCCCCCGGTCCCTGGCCACCCGCTACTCCACCCGACCCGCCCGCGTCGTCCCCGACGTCTCCGCCCTCGGCGACCCCAACACCGGCATGCTGGTCGGCCAGACCCAGACCTTCCCGGACGGCACGGTCAGGTACGGCGAGTACCGGATCGGCGGAACCTCGCTCGCCAGCCCTCTGTTCGCCGGGATCATGGCGCTCGCCGACCAGGCCGCCGGCCGGCCTCACGGCTTCGCCAACCCCGCCCTCTACAAGCTGTACGGCTCCGGCGCCCTGTACGACCCGAAGCCGAAGGGCGGCCTGGGCGTGGTGCGCAACGACTACGTCAACGGCGTCGACGCCACCGACGGCACCAGCTTCACCCTGCGCAGTATCGACGTGACCGTCGGCACCATCCTGCGCACCCGGACCGGGTACGACGACATCACCGGTATCGGCTCACCGTCCGGCAAGGCGTTCCTGAAGAAACTCTCCTGA
- a CDS encoding phosphoribosyltransferase — MSSPEREILTWDLFGEASRDLAQAVADSGFQPDMVIAVARGGLLPAGAISYALGVKAAGTLNVEFYSDIEETLPDPVLLEPLLDTAAIVGKRLLVVDDVADSGRTLDLVLDLLRGHHPDEVRSAVLYTKPRTIVQPDYSWKETDRWINFPWSTQPPILAGGHVAEQAV; from the coding sequence ATGAGCAGCCCGGAACGCGAGATCCTCACCTGGGACCTGTTCGGCGAGGCCAGTCGTGATCTGGCCCAGGCAGTCGCCGACAGCGGATTCCAGCCCGACATGGTCATCGCGGTGGCCCGAGGCGGCCTGTTGCCGGCGGGGGCGATCTCGTACGCCCTCGGGGTGAAGGCGGCCGGCACCCTGAACGTCGAGTTCTACAGCGACATCGAGGAGACCCTGCCCGACCCGGTGCTGCTGGAGCCCCTGCTCGACACCGCCGCCATCGTGGGCAAGCGGCTGCTCGTGGTGGACGACGTGGCCGACTCCGGCCGCACCCTCGACCTGGTGCTCGACCTGCTGCGCGGCCACCACCCCGACGAGGTGCGCTCGGCCGTGCTCTACACCAAGCCCCGCACCATCGTGCAGCCCGACTACTCCTGGAAGGAGACCGACCGCTGGATCAACTTCCCGTGGTCGACGCAGCCTCCGATCCTGGCCGGCGGGCACGTGGCCGAGCAGGCCGTCTAG
- a CDS encoding DNA polymerase IV, with product MRTRPVILHLDLDAFFSAVEQLHKPSLRGKPVIVGGTGRRGVVATASYEARRFGVGSAMSIVEARRRCPNAAYLTPRFQAYRAASRVVMGLLAEVSPVIEQMSVDEAYVDLTPTRPGIDVPAVTELAEQVRHRIHETTGLTASIGVGTSKLVAKIGSDLNKPDGLTVVAPGTEREVLAPLPVRRLPGIGPATQERLHKYGMHTVGEVAAATEREIVGILGQSHGTAVHQHSLGIDNRELEPERDAKSVSAEETFASDLTDRRELMDHARRMAGRVVGRITKDGLCARTITIKVRSYDFSTITRSFTLDQPTDSLNKIMSCIRQLLDAVEVSDGIRLLGVGVAGLTDFAQTDLLSDLLAELGDDPDERLPDQTTDRTAGQTPDDTATGFGWTAELRDTDGTAPGTPHDWRPGQDVQHAERGPGWVQGAGLGRVTVRFEGPHTGPGPVRTFRTDDPDLAPAEAPTW from the coding sequence ATGAGAACCCGCCCGGTGATCCTGCACCTGGATCTCGACGCGTTCTTCTCCGCGGTCGAGCAGCTGCACAAGCCCTCGCTGCGGGGTAAACCGGTCATCGTGGGCGGTACCGGTCGCCGCGGGGTGGTGGCCACGGCCTCCTACGAGGCCCGGCGGTTCGGCGTGGGCTCGGCCATGTCGATCGTCGAGGCCCGCCGTCGCTGCCCCAATGCCGCCTATCTCACACCCCGCTTCCAGGCCTACCGGGCCGCGTCCCGGGTGGTCATGGGCCTGCTGGCCGAGGTGTCACCGGTGATCGAGCAGATGTCGGTCGACGAGGCCTACGTCGATCTCACGCCCACCCGGCCCGGCATCGACGTGCCCGCCGTCACCGAGCTGGCCGAGCAGGTCCGCCACCGCATCCACGAGACCACCGGGCTCACCGCGTCCATCGGTGTCGGCACCAGCAAGCTGGTCGCCAAGATCGGTTCCGACCTGAACAAGCCCGACGGTCTCACCGTGGTCGCCCCCGGCACCGAGCGCGAGGTGCTGGCCCCGCTGCCGGTGCGCCGGCTGCCCGGCATCGGGCCGGCCACCCAGGAACGCCTGCACAAATACGGCATGCACACCGTCGGCGAGGTGGCGGCGGCCACCGAGCGCGAGATCGTCGGCATCCTCGGCCAGTCCCACGGCACCGCCGTGCACCAGCACTCGCTGGGCATCGACAACCGCGAGCTGGAGCCCGAGCGCGACGCCAAGTCGGTGTCGGCCGAGGAGACCTTCGCCAGCGACCTCACCGACCGGCGCGAGCTGATGGACCACGCCCGCCGGATGGCCGGCCGGGTGGTCGGCCGGATCACCAAGGACGGCCTGTGCGCCCGCACCATCACGATCAAGGTGCGCAGCTACGACTTCAGCACCATCACCCGGTCGTTCACCCTCGACCAGCCCACCGACTCGCTGAACAAGATCATGTCCTGCATCCGCCAGCTCCTCGACGCGGTCGAGGTCAGCGACGGCATCCGGCTGCTCGGCGTCGGCGTGGCCGGCCTCACCGACTTCGCCCAGACCGACCTGCTGTCCGACCTTCTCGCCGAACTCGGCGACGACCCCGACGAGCGACTACCCGACCAGACCACCGACCGGACCGCCGGCCAGACACCCGACGACACCGCCACCGGCTTCGGCTGGACCGCCGAGCTGCGCGACACCGACGGCACCGCCCCCGGCACCCCGCACGACTGGCGCCCGGGTCAGGACGTGCAGCACGCCGAACGCGGGCCGGGCTGGGTACAGGGCGCCGGGCTGGGCCGGGTCACGGTCCGGTTCGAAGGGCCGCACACCGGCCCGGGCCCGGTCCGCACCTTCCGCACCGACGACCCCGACCTCGCCCCGGCCGAGGCCCCCACCTGGTGA
- a CDS encoding universal stress protein encodes MSGSDIPDLSPEGSPRRLVMLVGVDGSESSLRARAYAVGLARRSEAYLIMVYVRQLSTMTAFAPGPGTAAIEEAGDEVAAELRREMTLLAEEPGPPLDAELIECTGSPFQALNQIAAERRADAIIVGASKQAGHRFVGSLAVHLVRNAACPVTVVP; translated from the coding sequence ATGTCAGGCTCGGACATTCCGGACCTCTCCCCCGAGGGCTCCCCCAGGCGTCTCGTCATGCTGGTGGGTGTCGACGGGTCGGAGAGCTCGCTGCGTGCCCGCGCCTACGCCGTGGGCCTGGCCCGGCGTTCCGAGGCCTATCTGATCATGGTCTACGTGCGGCAGCTCAGCACCATGACGGCGTTCGCCCCCGGGCCGGGCACGGCCGCGATCGAGGAGGCCGGCGACGAGGTGGCGGCCGAGTTGCGCCGCGAGATGACGCTGCTGGCCGAGGAGCCCGGGCCGCCGCTCGACGCCGAGCTGATCGAGTGCACCGGCAGCCCGTTCCAGGCCCTCAACCAGATCGCCGCCGAGCGCCGCGCCGACGCCATCATCGTCGGCGCCTCCAAGCAGGCCGGGCACCGGTTCGTCGGGTCACTGGCCGTGCACCTGGTGCGCAACGCCGCCTGCCCGGTCACCGTCGTTCCCTGA
- the mftD gene encoding pre-mycofactocin synthase MftD (MftD, an enzyme found in the mycofactocin biosynthesis locus, performs an oxidative deamination of 3-amino-5-[(p-hydroxyphenyl)methyl]-4,4-dimethyl-2-pyrrolidinone (AHDP). The resulting compound, now called pre-mycofactocin (PMFT), is a biologically active redox cofactor that can oxidize the non-exchangeable NADH of TIGR03971 family SDR-type oxidoreductases.): MGPFRPWARNPWFESVAQARRRAEKRLPEPVFKALVAGSERGLTPSDNENAFGEIGFAPHVADLPRERRLGVRVMGQNLALPVLISPTGVQAVHPEGEVAVARAAAARGTAMCLSSFASRPIEEVVGANPVTFFQTSWTGSREHVLAGLDRARAAGAAGLILTLNWSFSEGRDWGSPRVPLRLDLATAVRFAPAVITRPAWLLDWVRAGRLPTLTVPNLAEPGRPVPTFFEAYGTWKNTPPPSWDDVGWLRERWDGPFMIKGITRVDDALRAVDHGATAISVSNHGGNNLDTERAAVRSLPAVADAVGDQVEVLMDGGVRRGSDVVKALALGARAVMIGRAPLWGLAANGQAGVENVLDVLRGGIDSALTGLGVASVADLSPADLVVPPGFRERR; this comes from the coding sequence ATGGGCCCGTTCCGTCCCTGGGCGCGCAACCCGTGGTTCGAGAGCGTCGCGCAGGCGCGCCGCCGGGCGGAGAAGCGCCTGCCGGAGCCGGTGTTCAAGGCGCTCGTGGCCGGCTCCGAGCGCGGCCTCACCCCCAGCGACAACGAGAACGCCTTCGGTGAAATCGGTTTCGCCCCGCACGTGGCCGACCTGCCGCGCGAGCGGCGGCTCGGGGTCCGGGTGATGGGCCAAAACCTGGCGCTGCCGGTGCTGATCTCCCCGACCGGTGTGCAGGCGGTGCACCCCGAGGGCGAGGTGGCGGTGGCCCGGGCCGCCGCGGCCCGCGGCACCGCGATGTGCCTGAGCTCGTTCGCGAGCAGGCCGATCGAGGAGGTCGTCGGCGCCAATCCCGTCACCTTCTTCCAGACCAGCTGGACCGGGTCACGCGAGCACGTGCTGGCCGGCCTGGACCGGGCTCGCGCGGCCGGTGCGGCGGGCCTGATCCTCACACTGAACTGGTCGTTCTCCGAAGGGCGTGACTGGGGCTCGCCGCGGGTCCCGCTGCGTCTCGACCTTGCCACCGCCGTGCGGTTCGCGCCCGCCGTGATCACCCGCCCGGCCTGGCTGCTGGACTGGGTGCGGGCGGGCCGGCTGCCCACCCTGACGGTGCCGAACCTGGCCGAACCGGGCCGGCCCGTGCCGACCTTCTTCGAGGCCTACGGCACCTGGAAGAACACCCCGCCACCGAGCTGGGACGACGTGGGCTGGCTGCGCGAGCGGTGGGACGGGCCGTTCATGATCAAGGGAATCACCCGGGTGGACGACGCCCTGCGCGCCGTCGACCACGGGGCCACCGCGATCTCGGTGTCCAACCACGGCGGCAACAACCTGGACACCGAGCGCGCCGCGGTCCGCAGCCTGCCCGCCGTCGCCGACGCCGTCGGTGACCAGGTCGAGGTGCTCATGGACGGCGGGGTGCGCCGGGGGTCCGACGTGGTCAAGGCGCTGGCGCTGGGCGCCCGCGCGGTGATGATCGGGCGCGCCCCGCTCTGGGGGCTGGCCGCGAACGGGCAGGCCGGGGTGGAGAACGTGCTCGACGTCCTGCGTGGCGGCATCGACTCGGCGCTAACCGGGCTGGGAGTGGCGTCGGTGGCCGATCTGAGCCCGGCGGACCTCGTGGTGCCGCCGGGTTTCAGGGAACGACGGTGA
- the mftD gene encoding pre-mycofactocin synthase MftD (MftD, an enzyme found in the mycofactocin biosynthesis locus, performs an oxidative deamination of 3-amino-5-[(p-hydroxyphenyl)methyl]-4,4-dimethyl-2-pyrrolidinone (AHDP). The resulting compound, now called pre-mycofactocin (PMFT), is a biologically active redox cofactor that can oxidize the non-exchangeable NADH of TIGR03971 family SDR-type oxidoreductases.), with translation MANPWFETVAEAQRRAKKRLPKSVYMALVAGSERGLTVDDNLNAFGELGFAPHVAGLSQTRELSTSVMGQDLALPVMISPTGVQAVHPEGEVAVARAAANRGITMGLSSFASRSIEDVAAVNDRTFFQMYWVGTREVLVQRMERARAAGAKGLIMTTDWSFSMGRDWGSPEIPSKIDLKTAIRFAPEVLRRPKWLYEFGKTGSIPDLTTPNLAPPDGGPAPTFFGAYGEWSGTPLPTWDDIAWLRKEWGGPFMLKGVMRVDDALRARDAGVTAISVSNHGGNNLDGTPAPIRALPAIAEAVGDDIEVVLDGGIRRGSDVVKAVALGARAVMIGRAYLWGLAANGQAGVENVIDILRGGIDSAVLGLGHSSIHDLTAGDLIVPEGFTRSLGAGTVKPA, from the coding sequence ATGGCCAACCCCTGGTTCGAGACGGTCGCCGAGGCGCAGCGACGGGCGAAGAAGCGGCTGCCGAAGTCGGTCTACATGGCCCTCGTGGCCGGCTCCGAGCGCGGCCTGACCGTCGACGACAACCTGAACGCCTTCGGTGAGCTGGGTTTCGCCCCGCACGTCGCCGGGCTGTCGCAGACCCGCGAGCTGAGCACCTCGGTGATGGGCCAGGACCTGGCGCTGCCGGTGATGATCTCGCCCACCGGTGTGCAGGCGGTGCACCCCGAGGGCGAGGTGGCGGTGGCCCGGGCCGCCGCCAACCGCGGCATCACCATGGGCCTGAGCTCGTTCGCGAGCCGCTCGATCGAGGACGTCGCGGCCGTCAACGACAGGACCTTCTTCCAGATGTACTGGGTGGGCACCCGTGAGGTCCTGGTGCAGCGCATGGAGCGCGCCCGGGCCGCCGGGGCCAAGGGCCTGATCATGACCACCGACTGGTCGTTCTCGATGGGCCGCGACTGGGGCTCCCCGGAGATCCCGTCGAAGATCGACCTGAAGACGGCGATCAGATTCGCCCCGGAGGTGCTGCGCCGGCCGAAGTGGCTGTACGAGTTCGGGAAGACCGGCAGCATCCCCGACCTGACCACGCCGAACCTGGCCCCGCCGGACGGCGGCCCGGCGCCGACCTTCTTCGGCGCCTACGGCGAGTGGTCCGGCACCCCGCTGCCCACCTGGGACGACATCGCCTGGCTGCGCAAGGAGTGGGGCGGGCCGTTCATGCTCAAGGGGGTCATGCGGGTGGACGACGCCCTGCGCGCCCGGGACGCCGGGGTCACGGCGATCTCGGTGTCCAACCACGGCGGCAACAACCTGGACGGCACCCCGGCGCCGATCCGGGCCCTGCCCGCCATCGCCGAGGCGGTCGGCGACGACATCGAGGTGGTGCTCGACGGCGGCATCCGCCGCGGTTCCGACGTGGTCAAGGCGGTCGCCCTGGGCGCCCGCGCGGTGATGATCGGCCGCGCCTACCTGTGGGGCCTCGCGGCCAACGGGCAGGCCGGGGTGGAGAACGTCATCGACATCCTGCGCGGCGGCATCGACTCGGCGGTGCTCGGGCTGGGTCACTCGTCGATCCACGACCTGACCGCCGGCGACCTGATCGTGCCGGAGGGTTTCACCCGCTCGCTCGGTGCCGGGACCGTGAAACCGGCCTGA